One region of Flavobacterium pisciphilum genomic DNA includes:
- a CDS encoding beta-ketoacyl-ACP synthase III has translation MNTITAAITAVGAYVPDFVLSNKVLETMVDTNDEWITTRTGIKERRILKDTDKGTSFLAIKAAQDLIAKANIDPLEIDMIIMATATADMPVASTGVYVATEIGATNAFAYDLQAACSSFLYGMSTAAAYIQSGRYKKVLLIGADKMSSIVDYTDRSTCIIFGDGAGAVLFEPNYEGLGLQDEYLRSDGVGRDFLKIPAGGSLIPTSLETVQNNRHNIIQDGKTVFKYAVTNMADASELILKRNNLTNQDVNWLVPHQANKRIIDATASRMDLEDSKVLMNIERYGNTTSATLPLVLSDFEHLLKKGDNIIFAAFGGGFTWGSIYLKWAYDKK, from the coding sequence ATGAATACAATCACAGCCGCAATAACCGCTGTTGGAGCTTATGTTCCAGACTTTGTACTTTCAAACAAAGTCTTAGAAACTATGGTAGATACCAACGATGAATGGATCACTACCCGCACCGGAATAAAAGAAAGAAGAATTCTTAAAGATACTGATAAAGGAACCTCATTCCTTGCTATAAAAGCAGCACAAGATTTAATAGCCAAAGCTAATATTGATCCATTGGAGATTGATATGATAATAATGGCAACAGCTACAGCAGATATGCCAGTAGCTTCTACAGGAGTTTATGTGGCTACAGAAATTGGAGCAACAAATGCTTTTGCATATGATTTACAAGCAGCTTGTTCTAGTTTCCTTTACGGAATGTCTACAGCAGCAGCATATATTCAATCAGGTAGATACAAAAAAGTATTACTAATAGGAGCAGATAAAATGTCTTCGATAGTAGATTATACAGATAGGTCTACTTGTATTATATTTGGAGATGGAGCAGGAGCAGTTTTGTTTGAACCAAATTATGAAGGTTTAGGATTGCAAGACGAATACTTGCGAAGTGATGGAGTTGGTCGTGATTTTTTAAAAATACCAGCTGGAGGATCTTTAATTCCTACTTCTTTAGAAACAGTTCAGAATAACAGACATAATATTATACAAGACGGGAAAACCGTTTTTAAATATGCTGTTACTAATATGGCAGATGCAAGTGAATTAATTCTTAAGAGAAATAATTTAACAAATCAAGATGTAAATTGGTTAGTTCCGCATCAGGCAAACAAACGTATTATTGATGCAACTGCAAGCAGAATGGACTTAGAAGACTCAAAAGTATTAATGAATATCGAAAGATATGGTAATACAACATCGGCTACATTGCCATTGGTACTTAGTGATTTTGAGCATTTACTAAAAAAAGGAGATAACATTATTTTTGCCGCTTTTGGAGGTGGATTCACATGGGGATCTATTTACTTAAAATGGGCTTACGATAAAAAATAA